The Megachile rotundata isolate GNS110a chromosome 3, iyMegRotu1, whole genome shotgun sequence genome includes a window with the following:
- the klu gene encoding zinc finger protein klumpfuss isoform X3 — MTMAESAVEDAAAAPPGPAKPPPPSCTNNNTLAATANRNHRNLRRRKGLDQVVVDILQHRSSPSEGEVSRVGGSGPASEEEEDVFGSPRSSSRTASDPPSGISLLPLRLKSEEPVTPTEEEANANAHAQGNTDQQQQNHHSHHPHHHPHHHRHRHRHHHKNNTNHPYDHLHPPHPRSSAPKYAGCTCVQCSQSVTPPMMLPSPTSPLTPLTPLTPLTPLTLPPLTPGSLSSYSFEHYMHTKYLPDIFRGRSHSDSDLVPGWDQKPPLSSSSVFLNHPMRSGSIESDATSPQESPLDLSMKNLMASAAAAAASGRPPALQLLPPGIVSRGSVSVPVVKGDVASPTTKESVAVRYNLEVSPVVEEMPPGADVAYVCPVCGQMFSLHDRLAKHMASRHRRQGPQDASAKAYLCDVCKRSFARSDMLTRHMRLHTGVKPYTCKTCQQVFSRSDHLSTHQRTHTGEKPYKCPQCAYAACRRDMITRHLRTHARFPDVQTPKSEPGLLAGEDSPVFTQEMASPSATIKAE, encoded by the coding sequence ATGACGATGGCCGAGAGCGCCGTGGAGGACGCTGCAGCCGCGCCCCCGGGTCCGGCCAAGCCGCCACCGCCCTCCTGTACCAACAATAACACCCTTGCGGCGACCGCGAACAGGAACCACCGGAACCTCCGCAGACGGAAGGGGCTCGACCAGGTGGTGGTGGACATCCTGCAGCACCGGAGCTCGCCTTCGGAGGGCGAGGTGTCCAGAGTCGGTGGCAGTGGACCAGCGTCCGAGGAGGAGGAAGACGTGTTCGGTTCCCCGAGATCGTCCTCGAGGACCGCCTCTGATCCGCCGTCGGGCATCAGTCTGCTTCCTCTGAGGTTGAAGAGCGAGGAGCCCGTGACGCCGACCGAGGAAGAGGCGAACGCGAACGCCCACGCGCAAGGGAACACCGACCAACAACAGCAGAATCATCATTCTCATCATCCGCACCATCACCCGCATCATCATCGTCACCGGCACAGGCACCATCACAAGAACAACACGAATCACCCGTACGATCATCTTCATCCGCCTCATCCGAGATCGTCGGCGCCCAAGTACGCGGGATGCACCTGCGTCCAGTGTTCCCAGTCCGTCACCCCGCCGATGATGTTGCCCTCTCCGACTTCTCCCCTGACTCCCCTCACGCCCCTAACGCCGCTCACTCCTCTCACTCTGCCGCCGTTGACGCCCGGATCCCTGTCGTCGTACAGTTTCGAGCACTACATGCACACCAAGTACCTGCCGGACATCTTCCGAGGGCGTAGTCACTCCGACTCGGACCTGGTGCCGGGATGGGACCAGAAACCGCCGCTGTCCAGCTCGTCCGTTTTCCTGAATCATCCGATGAGAAGCGGCTCGATCGAGAGCGACGCGACGAGTCCTCAGGAATCGCCGTTGGACCTGTCGATGAAGAACCTGATGGCGTCGGCCGCGGCGGCCGCCGCTTCCGGTAGACCGCCCGCTCTGCAACTGTTACCGCCCGGTATCGTGTCGAGAGGCTCGGTGAGCGTGCCGGTGGTCAAGGGCGACGTGGCGTCGCCGACGACCAAGGAGAGCGTCGCCGTCAGATACAACCTCGAGGTTTCGCCGGTGGTGGAGGAGATGCCGCCCGGCGCGGACGTCGCTTATGTATGTCCGGTTTGCGGTCAAATGTTCAGCTTACACGATCGGTTGGCGAAGCACATGGCGTCGAGACACCGTAGACAGGGTCCGCAGGACGCGTCCGCGAAGGCGTACCTCTGCGACGTCTGCAAGAGGAGCTTCGCCAGGTCGGACATGCTCACCAGACATATGAGGCTGCACACGGGCGTAAAGCCGTACACGTGTAAGACGTGCCAGCAGGTTTTCAGTAGGTCCGATCACCTGAGCACTCACCAGAGGACTCACACGGGCGAAAAACCGTACAAGTGCCCGCAGTGCGCGTATGCGGCTTGCCGCCGGGATATGATCACTAGGCACCTCAGGACCCACGCCAGATTTCCCGACGTTCAGACGCCTAAGAGCGAACCTGGCCTCCTTGCCGGCGAGGATAGCCCCGTGTTCACGCAGGAGATGGCCTCTCCGTCGGCCACGATCAAGGCCGAATGA
- the klu gene encoding zinc finger protein klumpfuss isoform X1 — translation MVSRCRVHVKTRPDAFVVIYRDRDTVHRARSVVGRRYRYPVRSRSLLFPCLLLTPSPWLADSDEVGGSTVVAEGVVGGIKGPGGGCRASSMTMAESAVEDAAAAPPGPAKPPPPSCTNNNTLAATANRNHRNLRRRKGLDQVVVDILQHRSSPSEGEVSRVGGSGPASEEEEDVFGSPRSSSRTASDPPSGISLLPLRLKSEEPVTPTEEEANANAHAQGNTDQQQQNHHSHHPHHHPHHHRHRHRHHHKNNTNHPYDHLHPPHPRSSAPKYAGCTCVQCSQSVTPPMMLPSPTSPLTPLTPLTPLTPLTLPPLTPGSLSSYSFEHYMHTKYLPDIFRGRSHSDSDLVPGWDQKPPLSSSSVFLNHPMRSGSIESDATSPQESPLDLSMKNLMASAAAAAASGRPPALQLLPPGIVSRGSVSVPVVKGDVASPTTKESVAVRYNLEVSPVVEEMPPGADVAYVCPVCGQMFSLHDRLAKHMASRHRRQGPQDASAKAYLCDVCKRSFARSDMLTRHMRLHTGVKPYTCKTCQQVFSRSDHLSTHQRTHTGEKPYKCPQCAYAACRRDMITRHLRTHARFPDVQTPKSEPGLLAGEDSPVFTQEMASPSATIKAE, via the exons ATGGTCAGTCGATGTCGCGTCCACGTAAAAACGCGTCCCGACGCGTTCGTCGTTATCTATCGCGATCGCGATACCGTTCACCGTGCTCGTTCCGTTGTTGGTCGCCGATATCGATATCCCGTACGATCGAGGAGCTTGCTTTTCCCCTGTCTGCTGCTAACACCCTCGCCGTGGCTCGCCGATTCG GACGAGGTGGGAGGCAGTACGGTGGTAGCCGAGGGTGTAGTAGGCGGCATAAAGGGCCCAGGCGGCGGGTGCCGCGCATCCTCGATGACGATGGCCGAGAGCGCCGTGGAGGACGCTGCAGCCGCGCCCCCGGGTCCGGCCAAGCCGCCACCGCCCTCCTGTACCAACAATAACACCCTTGCGGCGACCGCGAACAGGAACCACCGGAACCTCCGCAGACGGAAGGGGCTCGACCAGGTGGTGGTGGACATCCTGCAGCACCGGAGCTCGCCTTCGGAGGGCGAGGTGTCCAGAGTCGGTGGCAGTGGACCAGCGTCCGAGGAGGAGGAAGACGTGTTCGGTTCCCCGAGATCGTCCTCGAGGACCGCCTCTGATCCGCCGTCGGGCATCAGTCTGCTTCCTCTGAGGTTGAAGAGCGAGGAGCCCGTGACGCCGACCGAGGAAGAGGCGAACGCGAACGCCCACGCGCAAGGGAACACCGACCAACAACAGCAGAATCATCATTCTCATCATCCGCACCATCACCCGCATCATCATCGTCACCGGCACAGGCACCATCACAAGAACAACACGAATCACCCGTACGATCATCTTCATCCGCCTCATCCGAGATCGTCGGCGCCCAAGTACGCGGGATGCACCTGCGTCCAGTGTTCCCAGTCCGTCACCCCGCCGATGATGTTGCCCTCTCCGACTTCTCCCCTGACTCCCCTCACGCCCCTAACGCCGCTCACTCCTCTCACTCTGCCGCCGTTGACGCCCGGATCCCTGTCGTCGTACAGTTTCGAGCACTACATGCACACCAAGTACCTGCCGGACATCTTCCGAGGGCGTAGTCACTCCGACTCGGACCTGGTGCCGGGATGGGACCAGAAACCGCCGCTGTCCAGCTCGTCCGTTTTCCTGAATCATCCGATGAGAAGCGGCTCGATCGAGAGCGACGCGACGAGTCCTCAGGAATCGCCGTTGGACCTGTCGATGAAGAACCTGATGGCGTCGGCCGCGGCGGCCGCCGCTTCCGGTAGACCGCCCGCTCTGCAACTGTTACCGCCCGGTATCGTGTCGAGAGGCTCGGTGAGCGTGCCGGTGGTCAAGGGCGACGTGGCGTCGCCGACGACCAAGGAGAGCGTCGCCGTCAGATACAACCTCGAGGTTTCGCCGGTGGTGGAGGAGATGCCGCCCGGCGCGGACGTCGCTTATGTATGTCCGGTTTGCGGTCAAATGTTCAGCTTACACGATCGGTTGGCGAAGCACATGGCGTCGAGACACCGTAGACAGGGTCCGCAGGACGCGTCCGCGAAGGCGTACCTCTGCGACGTCTGCAAGAGGAGCTTCGCCAGGTCGGACATGCTCACCAGACATATGAGGCTGCACACGGGCGTAAAGCCGTACACGTGTAAGACGTGCCAGCAGGTTTTCAGTAGGTCCGATCACCTGAGCACTCACCAGAGGACTCACACGGGCGAAAAACCGTACAAGTGCCCGCAGTGCGCGTATGCGGCTTGCCGCCGGGATATGATCACTAGGCACCTCAGGACCCACGCCAGATTTCCCGACGTTCAGACGCCTAAGAGCGAACCTGGCCTCCTTGCCGGCGAGGATAGCCCCGTGTTCACGCAGGAGATGGCCTCTCCGTCGGCCACGATCAAGGCCGAATGA
- the klu gene encoding zinc finger protein klumpfuss isoform X2, which translates to MVELTYPTDQDRIIKEDEVGGSTVVAEGVVGGIKGPGGGCRASSMTMAESAVEDAAAAPPGPAKPPPPSCTNNNTLAATANRNHRNLRRRKGLDQVVVDILQHRSSPSEGEVSRVGGSGPASEEEEDVFGSPRSSSRTASDPPSGISLLPLRLKSEEPVTPTEEEANANAHAQGNTDQQQQNHHSHHPHHHPHHHRHRHRHHHKNNTNHPYDHLHPPHPRSSAPKYAGCTCVQCSQSVTPPMMLPSPTSPLTPLTPLTPLTPLTLPPLTPGSLSSYSFEHYMHTKYLPDIFRGRSHSDSDLVPGWDQKPPLSSSSVFLNHPMRSGSIESDATSPQESPLDLSMKNLMASAAAAAASGRPPALQLLPPGIVSRGSVSVPVVKGDVASPTTKESVAVRYNLEVSPVVEEMPPGADVAYVCPVCGQMFSLHDRLAKHMASRHRRQGPQDASAKAYLCDVCKRSFARSDMLTRHMRLHTGVKPYTCKTCQQVFSRSDHLSTHQRTHTGEKPYKCPQCAYAACRRDMITRHLRTHARFPDVQTPKSEPGLLAGEDSPVFTQEMASPSATIKAE; encoded by the coding sequence GACGAGGTGGGAGGCAGTACGGTGGTAGCCGAGGGTGTAGTAGGCGGCATAAAGGGCCCAGGCGGCGGGTGCCGCGCATCCTCGATGACGATGGCCGAGAGCGCCGTGGAGGACGCTGCAGCCGCGCCCCCGGGTCCGGCCAAGCCGCCACCGCCCTCCTGTACCAACAATAACACCCTTGCGGCGACCGCGAACAGGAACCACCGGAACCTCCGCAGACGGAAGGGGCTCGACCAGGTGGTGGTGGACATCCTGCAGCACCGGAGCTCGCCTTCGGAGGGCGAGGTGTCCAGAGTCGGTGGCAGTGGACCAGCGTCCGAGGAGGAGGAAGACGTGTTCGGTTCCCCGAGATCGTCCTCGAGGACCGCCTCTGATCCGCCGTCGGGCATCAGTCTGCTTCCTCTGAGGTTGAAGAGCGAGGAGCCCGTGACGCCGACCGAGGAAGAGGCGAACGCGAACGCCCACGCGCAAGGGAACACCGACCAACAACAGCAGAATCATCATTCTCATCATCCGCACCATCACCCGCATCATCATCGTCACCGGCACAGGCACCATCACAAGAACAACACGAATCACCCGTACGATCATCTTCATCCGCCTCATCCGAGATCGTCGGCGCCCAAGTACGCGGGATGCACCTGCGTCCAGTGTTCCCAGTCCGTCACCCCGCCGATGATGTTGCCCTCTCCGACTTCTCCCCTGACTCCCCTCACGCCCCTAACGCCGCTCACTCCTCTCACTCTGCCGCCGTTGACGCCCGGATCCCTGTCGTCGTACAGTTTCGAGCACTACATGCACACCAAGTACCTGCCGGACATCTTCCGAGGGCGTAGTCACTCCGACTCGGACCTGGTGCCGGGATGGGACCAGAAACCGCCGCTGTCCAGCTCGTCCGTTTTCCTGAATCATCCGATGAGAAGCGGCTCGATCGAGAGCGACGCGACGAGTCCTCAGGAATCGCCGTTGGACCTGTCGATGAAGAACCTGATGGCGTCGGCCGCGGCGGCCGCCGCTTCCGGTAGACCGCCCGCTCTGCAACTGTTACCGCCCGGTATCGTGTCGAGAGGCTCGGTGAGCGTGCCGGTGGTCAAGGGCGACGTGGCGTCGCCGACGACCAAGGAGAGCGTCGCCGTCAGATACAACCTCGAGGTTTCGCCGGTGGTGGAGGAGATGCCGCCCGGCGCGGACGTCGCTTATGTATGTCCGGTTTGCGGTCAAATGTTCAGCTTACACGATCGGTTGGCGAAGCACATGGCGTCGAGACACCGTAGACAGGGTCCGCAGGACGCGTCCGCGAAGGCGTACCTCTGCGACGTCTGCAAGAGGAGCTTCGCCAGGTCGGACATGCTCACCAGACATATGAGGCTGCACACGGGCGTAAAGCCGTACACGTGTAAGACGTGCCAGCAGGTTTTCAGTAGGTCCGATCACCTGAGCACTCACCAGAGGACTCACACGGGCGAAAAACCGTACAAGTGCCCGCAGTGCGCGTATGCGGCTTGCCGCCGGGATATGATCACTAGGCACCTCAGGACCCACGCCAGATTTCCCGACGTTCAGACGCCTAAGAGCGAACCTGGCCTCCTTGCCGGCGAGGATAGCCCCGTGTTCACGCAGGAGATGGCCTCTCCGTCGGCCACGATCAAGGCCGAATGA